From the Deinococcus sonorensis KR-87 genome, the window GGAGCTGCTGACGGCCGCACTGCAGGGCTAGCGGAGAAGAGCCACGCCAAGGGGGTGGGCCAGCTGGCCCACCCCCTTTGTTCTTCCCTACTCGCGCGAGGCCGTCTGGCGGGCCACGTAGCCGCGGAACTGCTCCCTCAGCTCGCGCTTCAGGAACTTGCCGGTCGCCCCGATCGGGATGCGCTCCACCACCTCGTAGGCGTCGGGGAGCCACCACTTGGCGAAGCGTGGGGCCAGGAAGCGGTGCAGCTCCTGATGCTCCGGCGCTTCGTGACCGGGGCGCAGCACCAGCACCGCCAGCGGGCGCTCGTCCCAGCGCGGGTCTGCGATGGCGATCACCGCCGCCTGCGCGATGGCCGGGTGGGCCATCAGGGCGTTCTCCAGGTCCACGCTGCTGATCCACTCGCCACCCGATTTGATCAGGTCCTTGTTGCGGTCCTGGATGTGCATGTAGCCGTGCTCGTCCAGCGTGGCGATGTCCCCGGTATCGAACCAGTCCTGGCCGTTCAGCCGCAAGAAGTTGTTGCGGCCACTGCCCTTGTAGTAGCCGCTGGCCACCCACGGACCACGTGCCAGCAGGCGACCCATGGTGTGGCCGTCGTGCGGCAGCACGTGGTCGTCGTCGCTGATGATCTCCAGCTCCACTAGCGGCACGGTGCGGCCCTGTTTGGCCTGCAGCCGGTAGGCCTCGTCGGTGCCGGGTTCCATGCCCGGCGGCAGGGTGCTGACGGTCCCCAGCGGATGCGTCTCGGTCATGCCCCAGGCGTGGGCCAGCTGCAGCCCATGCCGCTCGCGGAAGGCCCGGATCAGCGCTTCGGGTGCGGCGCTCCCGCCCACCACCAGCCGCTCCAGGCCCGAGAGGTTGTAGGGGGTTCCCGCCTGCTGCGCCCGGTCCAGCTCGGCCAGCAGGCCCATCCAGATGGTCGGCACGCCCGCCGTGATCGTCACGCGTTCCTGCTCCAGCAGCCGCGCCAGGGTGGGGCCGTCACTGAACATACCGGCGAACACCTGGGCCGCCCCGGTCATGGCGCAGGTGTACGGCAGGCCCCAGGCGTTCACGTGGAACATCGGCACGATCGGCAGCACCACGTCACGCTCGCCCACGTTCAGCGCGTCCTTGGGCGCGCTGGCCAGGCTGTGCAGCACGGTGGAGCGGTGCGAGTACAGCACGCCCTTGGGGTTGCCGGTGGTGCCGCTGGTGTAACACATGGCGGCGGCCTGCCGCTCGTCCAGCTCCGGATACTGGAAGCTGGACGGGTAGGCCGCAATCCACTGGTCATAGTCCAGAACGCCTTCCATCGGCTGCGGCAGGCCACCCAGCACCACCACCGTATGCAGGTGGGGGCAGCCGGCGCGGATGGTGGGGATCATGGGCGCGAAGACGTTCTCGATCAGCAGCACCCGGTCCTCGGCGTCGTTCAGAATCCAGCAGATCTGGTCCGGATGCAGCCGGATGTTAACGGTGTGCAGCACCGCGCCCATGCTGGGCACCCCCAGGTACGCCTCCAGGTGCCGGTGGCTGTTGACCGCCAATGTGGCCACCCGCTCGCCCGGCTGCACGCCCAGCGCCAGCAGCGCAGTGGCCAGCTGCAGCGCGCGGTCGGCCACCTCGCCGTAGCTGCTGCGGTGAACCTGCGGAATCGGCTGGCCCGCGTCGTCGCGGCCCGCCGCCAGCACACTCACCACCGGGCGGTCTCTGTAGATGGTGCGGATGCGTTCCAGGATGAACGGTACGGTCAGCGGCACATCCATCATGGTGCTGAGGAGCACGGGCGCGGAAACAGGCATGGGGTCGGGCATGGTGGGCCTCCTCGGATGAGCGGTGGCGTGAACGGGCGTGCAGGTTGGGTGATGCAGTTGAGTGCGGTCAGTGTACCGTGCCGCCGTGCCCGGCGCCCGCGTCCGTGTTGCTCCGGCTGCAGGTCCACCGTCCCCCCACCCCCAGTTGGCTTCCCCCACCGGTCCCCCCTGTGGGGTTCCTGAGCGTTCAGGCCACCTGCCATCATGAAGAATGACCGCCCTGCCGCCCATACCGGACCCCGCTTCGGTGCTGGCACAGGGACAGGCGCAGCTGCCGCACAGCCCGGCAGGCAGTCTGGGCGTGGCCCGCCAGCTGGAAGCGCTGGCCCGCCAGCACAACGATGACCCGCTGCTCAGCAGCGCGCTGTACCTGGCGGGCCGCGCGCTGCTGCGGATGGGCCGCGCCCGCGAGGCGCTCTCCACGCTGCTGGAGGCGGTAGCGCTGTGCAGCGAGGCAGATCTGCAGGCGCAGGCGCGCTGCTGGCACGAGGCCGCCGTGGCCCAGCGGCGGCTGGCCAACGACCGCGAGGCGCTGGAGTACCTGGGCCTGGCGCTGCAGCTCCACCGCGAGGCCGGGGATCAGGCCGGTGAAATTGACGTGCTGGATGAGCTGGCGGCCTACCACACCCAGCTGGAGGCGCACGCCGAGGCACTGAGCTGCTACCGGGCCAACCTGCAGCTGCGCCGGGCCAGCGGCGACCTGCGCGGGCTGGCCCAGACCCTGCTGGGCCTGGGCCGGGCGCAGCTGCTGCTGAGCCGCACGCTCGGCGGACGTGAGGCGGCCCGGGCGCAGCAGCAGGAGGCGCTCGGTGTGCTGGGCCACGCCCTGCAGCTGGGCCGGCAACTGCATGACCCGGCGCTGGTGCTGGAGGTGCAGCTGGAGCAGGCCCGGCTGCAGCTGGAGCTGGGACAGCTGGACGCGGCCGAACAGCTGGCGCGCACGGTCCAGCACCATTGCCTGGAACGCGGGGAGCGCCGCGCCGCCACCGAGGCGCTGCTGCTGCTGGCCGACGTGCTGACCGCCGGGCAGCACCCGGCCCAGGCCCTTCACGCGCTGCTGGACGCCCAGCAGGTCCTGCAGACGCTGGGCACCCCGGCCGAGCTGGCCCGACTGCACCTGCAGCTCTCGGCGGTGTACGAGCAGCTGGGCGAGTTTCAGTCGGCCCTGCAGCACCACCGCCAGTACCACGCCCTGGACCGGGCCGTGCGGGCCGATCAGCAGAGTGTGCGCGCCCAGGCCACCTTCGCGCGCCTGGACGTGGAGCGCAGCCGCCACGAGAGCGAGCTGCACCGGGCACGCGGCCAGACGCTGGAGCAGCACCTGGCCGAACGCACCCTGCAGCTGGAGGCTACCCAGATCGAGATGACCGAACTGCTGGCCTCGGCCGCCGAGTTCCGGGACGCGCCGCTGGGCCCGCACGCCCGCTGGGTGGGCGAGGCGAGCGCCCAGGTGGCGCTGCGGCTCGGCTGGAGCGACGAGCGCGCCCAGGCGCTGAACCTGGCCGCGCGCCTGCACGACATCGGCAAGATTGCGATTCCGGACCGGATTCTCCTCAAGGAGGCGAGTCTGTCCGCCAGCGAGTGGGCCGTGATGCGCGAACACACCGTGCTGGGCGCGCGCCTGCTGGCCGCCAGCGCCAGCCCGCTGCTGCAGCTGGCCAGCACCGTGGCCCTCTCGCACCACGAGCAGTGGGACGGCGGCGGCTATCCGCACGGCCTGAGCGGCGAGCAGATTCCGCTGCCTGGCCGCATCGTGGCGGTGGTGGACACCTACGACGCGCTGGTGAGCGAGCGTCCCTACAAACCCGCCTGGACCCCCGGACAGGCGCTGCAGTTCCTGCGCCAGCGCTCGGGCCGGCATTTCGACCCGGAGGTGGTGCGGGCCTTCTGCGATCTGCACGAGGAGGGCCTGCTGACCGGGCTGCTGGCCGCCCACACCGTTCACTGATTCACCATGAAGATTTTCGCGCTGGGGGCACCGCGCCGGGGGTTCATGTTGGCGTCAGAAAACCGCTAGCATGACCGCATGACCACCGTCCAGACCGGCTCCCCGGCCGAGCAGCCCGACCTGAGCGCTTCCGCTGTGCCCACCTCGCGCCTGCTGGCCTGGCTGCAGGCGGGCGGTCTGGACGAAAAGCGGCTGGAGGGGCTGCACAGTCAGGACAACGCCTTCTGGGCCGAACTGGCCGCACAGCTCGCCCCTCAGCTTCCCCCGGCCGAGATTCTGCTGGTGCTGCCCGGCGGGGAGCCGCTGGCGGGCGCCCTGGCGGCCCACCTGAAGCTGCCGTTCCAGGTGCTGCACCATGCCAGCGGCGCACCGGATCACTGGGTCCTGCCGGACGCGCCGCTGCCATCTTTCGGCCTGCTGGTCACGACCTACCTGACCACCGGGGTGCCGGAGATGGAGCTCAGCGTGCTGGCACAGCGGGCCGGCTGCGAGCTGAGAACGGTGGTGTGCGCGGTGGAACGCAGCACTGCTGGTGGGCGGCACCGGCTGCTTCAGCTGGGCGTGAACACCCTGGCCGGGCAGCGCATCGCCGAAACCCCGCGCGGCCTGATCCTGGAGCGCCGCCGGGCCGAAACGCGCGCCTTCTAGCCTTCCGACGCTTGGCGGTACGCCTGGAGGGCCCGCTCCTCTGCCGGAATGCGGATCAGGCGCAGCAGCAGGGCGTTGGCGAGGCTGCCCAGCACGGCCGTCCGCCACGCGCCCACCGCCAGCGGTGCACTGACCATTTCCAGCGCCACCACCGCGTAGTTGGGGTGGTTCAGCAGCCGGAAGGGCCCCCCCTGAACCCGGTGGGCTCCCGGCACAATCAGGATGCGGGTGTTCCACTGCCGGCCCAGCGTGCGGATCACCCAGTAGCGCAGCGGCTGGGCCAGCAGCAGCGCCAGCAGCCAGCCGAGCCGGACGCTCCCCCTGGCCCGGCGGCCCTCCAGCAGCGTGCCGAGCAGCCAGCCCGCATGCAGCACAAAGAACAGCGGATAATGTTCGCGGCCGTACTCGGTGGCGCCGTGGTCGAGGGCCCAGCGTTCGTTGCGCTTCGCCACCCGCAGCTCCAGCAGGCGCTGGCCCACCAGGGCGGCCACCAGCCAGGGCGCGGCCCGGGCCCCCCCGCCCCCTCGGCTCACGCGACAAACTCCAGCAGGACGTGCTCGGCGCAGAAGCCGGGGCCCATCGCGCTCAGCAGTCCCTTGCCCTCCGGGGCATGTTTGAGCAGTTCCTCCAGCACGAACAGCACGGTGGGGCTGCTCATATTGCCGTTGCAGTGCAGCACCTGCCGGGAGGCGGCCAGCGCCTGCGGGTCCAGCGACAGGGCCTCCTGGTAAGCGTCCAGCACCTTCACGCCGCCCGGATGCACCACGTAGTGCTGCAGGTCCTCCAGGGTCCAGTCGCTGGCGGCCAGGGTCTCCTCCACGTTCTGCCGCATCATGCCGCTCACCAGCTCTGGAATGCTCTGACGGAAGCGCACCTTCAGTCCGTCGTCCATCACGTCCCAGCCCATCACGTCGCCGCTGTCCGGGAGCAGGGTGCTGCGGTGCCCGGACAGCCGCACCAGGCCGCCGGTCCCGTCGTCCGGCCCCACCACCAGGGCGGCCGCGCCGTCGGCGAACAGCGCGGAACCCACGAAGTTGCTGCTCGACTCGTCGCTCTTGACCAGCGTCAGGCTGCAAAGCTCCGCCGCAATCAGCAGCACGTTCTGGTAGCCGGCCCGTACCAGATCGGCTGCGCGCGCCAGCCCCTGCGCCCCGCCCGCACAGCCCAGGCCCCACAGCGGCAGCCGGACCGCCTGACGGTTGAGGCCCAGCCGCTCCATCAGCATGCTCTCCAGGCTGGGGGTGCTGATGCCGGTGCTGCTCACGAACACCACCGCGTCCACGTCCTCCGGCGCCGCGCCCGCCTGGGCCAGCGCCGTGCGGGTCAGCTGCTCGCTCAGCCGCAGCGTCTCCTCGACGTACACGGCATTCTTGTCGGCGAAGCTGTGCGGTTCCATGTACCACTCCAGCGGCCGGGCCAGGAAGCGCCGCTGAATCTGGGCATTCTCGAACACCTCCAGCAGTTTCGGGTGAGCCGCAAGCCGCGGAAACAGCTGAACAGCGGCGTCACGGAGCTGCGTCTGAGGCACACAGTGGGCGGGGTGTCCGGTGACCAGGGCACGCACCACAGGCGACGTATGGGAAGACGAAACAGGCATGACGCATTCTTCCGCGCCATGCCCAGGGGACTGTAACCGTTCCCGCTCCGGCCGCTTAGGAAGCCTTGGCCTTCTTGCGGCCTTCCTCACGCCCCTGCTCACTGAGCGCCTGGAAGTCTTCATCCGACAGCCGGATGGCCGCCGCCGCTACATTCTCTTCCAGGTGCTTGACCCGGCTGGTGCCGGGAATCGGCAGCATCACCGGGCTGCGCTGCAGCACCCAGGCCAGCGCGATCTGGCTGGGCGTGGCCCCGTGCTGCTTGGCCAGGTTATCCAGCAGCCCGCCCTCGCGCGACAGGCTGCCGGCGGCCAGCGGGAACCACGGAATGAAGCCGATGTTCTGCTGCTCGCAGTACTCCAGCACGTCCTCGCTCTTGCGGGTCACGAGGTTGTAGAGGTTCTGCACCGTGGTGACCTGGAACACCTGCTGGGCCGCCTGGATCTCCTCCACCGACACCTCGGACAGGCCCAGGTGGCGGATCAGACCCTCGTCCTGCATCTGCTTCATGATGCCGAACTGCTCGTCGCGCGGCACCTTGCTGTCGATGCGGTGCAGCTGCCAGAGCGGAATCTGCTCCAGCTTGAGGCGGCGCAGGCTCATCAGCACGCACTGACGCAGGTACTCCGGCCGGCCCAGCGGCGGCCACACGTCCGGACCGTGGCGGGTCAGGCCGCCCTTGGTGGCCACCGTGACACTCTGGTAGGGCGCCAGCGCCTCGGCGATCAGGTCCTCGGAGACGTAGGGGCCGTAGCTGTCAGCGGTGTCAATGAAATCCACGCCCAGCTCTGGCAGCCGCTTCAGCACTCGGATGGCCTCGTCACGGTCGGCCGGTTCGCCCCAGATGCCCTGGCCGGTGATGCGCATGGCCCCGAACCCCAGCCGGTTGACGCTCAGATCACCGCCGATGCGGAACTGTCCGCTCTGTTCTGCATTTACTTCACTCATACGACCTCCTGTGTCGGGCACGTTGTACTGCTGTAGAGGCTCGCGCAACTGTGGCGGGCCGTCACATCAAGGCCAGCTCAAGGCCACGCAACGTCGGCAAGAGCAGGGTTGGGAACGACCGGCGCGCCTATCTTTGAGCTATGGGATGGCGCATCTTCGCAACGGCCGAGATCCGGGACAGCCACGCGACCCTCTACCTGACGCCGCAGCAGACGGTCTGCCTGCGCGCCAAGGCGGGTGAGGCGCTGCTGCTGGACCGGGCGTATGCCACGGTCGAGGACGCCATCATGGACGCCGCCGTGCAGCCGCAGCTGCCGCAGCCGCTCTACGACGCCCTGCTGGACGCGGTGGAGCGCCGCAGCCACGCCGAGGCGGAGGAGCTGCGCTGGACGCCGCAGTGGCCCGACGACAGCTGAGGGGTCTGCTCAGGCCCCGTCGCCCAGCACGCTCAGCAGGAAGGCGTACTCCTCGGCCGTCTCGCGCAGGGCGTCGAAGCGCCCGCTGCTGCCGCCGTGCCCGGCCCCCATGTTGGTCTTGAGCACGATGGTGCCGCTGCCTGGCTGGGCCAGGGTCCGCAGTCTGGCTGCGTACTTGGCCGGCTCCCAGTACGCCACCCGCGGATCGTTCAGGCCGCCGGAGATGAACAGGTGGGGGTACACGCCCGCCTTCAGGTTGTCGTAGGGGCTGTACTGGGCCATCACGTCGTACCAGCGCCGCTCCTGCGGGTTGCCCCACTCGTCGTACTCGCTGGTGGTCAGCGGAATGCTGGCGTCCAGCATGGTACTCAGCACGTCCACGAACGGCACCCCCACGAACGCCGCGCCGAACAGGTCCGGGCGCAGGTTCACCACCGCGCCCATCAGCAGGCCGCCGGCGCTGCGCCCCATGGCCGCCAGCCGTCCCGGCAGCGTCACGCCCTCCCGGATCAGCCCCTCCCCCACCGCGATGAAGTCGGTGAAGGTGTTCATCTTGTGCTCCAGGCGGCCCGCGTCGTACCAGCGCCGCCCGCGCTCGCTGCCGCCCCGGATGTGCGCAATGGCCCACACCCAGCCGCGGTCCAGCAGCGGCAGCCGTGACGCGCTGAACGAAGGGTCCACCGGAAAGCCGTAGCTGCCGTAGCCGTACAGCAGCGTGGGGGCCGGCAGCGCGGTGTCGCGGCGGCGCACCAGACTGACCGGCACCTGCTCACCGTCCGGGGCCGTCATCCAGCGCTGCTCGGCCACGTACTGGGCCGGGTCATAGTCGGGCACCGGGGTGGCCTTGACCAGCGTGGTCTGCAGCGTGTTCAGGTCCAGGTCCAGGTGTTCCAGCGGCTGCGTCAGGCTGCTGTACAGCACCCGTGCCTGGGCGGTATCAAAGACGCGGTTGCTGCCCGGCTGCACCGTATGGCTGGCCTCCGGAAACGTCACCCGCCGGGCCTCGCCGTAGCCGCCCCCCGTGCGGGGCAGCACCCACAGCTGCGAAAAGCCCTCCTCGCGCCCGCTGAGCAGCAGGTGACCAGCAAACAGCCGCATCCCGGTCAGGTAGCGCTGCTCATCGTGCGGCAGCACGTCCTGAGCAGTGTTCCAGTCCAGCGGTCCGCTGGCGGTCTTGGGCAGGCGCACCACCCAGAACTCCCGCGCGCCACCCTGGTTGGTGAGCACCAGCCAGTGGTCGCCGCCGTCTTCCAGCATGGTCTCCACCTGCGGCTCGCGCGGCAGCAGCAGCCGGGGCTGGGCGTCGGCATCGCCAGTCTCCAGCACCTGCCACTCGGTGCTGAGGCTGGCCGAGCTGCCCACCAGCAGCGTCTCGCCGTTCGCGCTCTTCTTCACCACCAGCCGGAAAGTGGGATCGTCCTCCTGCACCAGCAGGGTGTCCTCAGAGGCCGGCTGTCCCAGGCGGTGGCGCCAGAGCCGGGAGGGCCGCTGCGTCTCGTCTTCCGTGACGTAGAACAGCTGGCGGCCGTCGGCGCTCCAGGCCAGCGTCCAGCCGGACACGCCCGGCAGCGGCGCTTCCAGCAGCTCGCCCGTCTGCGTGTTCAGCACCCGCAGCTCAAACACCTCCTGCCCGGTGGTGTCGAGCAGGTAGGCCCAGGAGCGGCCGTCGGGGCTGGGCCGGGTGAGGTAGACCCACACGTTCTGGTGGCCCTCGCGCGCCTTCAGCTCGTTGAGGTCCAGCACCACCTCAGGCGGCGCGTCCGGCGTGTCCGCCCGCCGCCGCACGAACACCGGGTGCGCCTGCCCCTCGTCGGTGCGGGTGCTGTACAGCCACTCGCCCTCCCGGATCGGCGGCTGCTCGTCCCGCTCCTGGATGTGGGAGCGCAGCTCAGCGGTGATGCGGTCCACCAGCGGCGCGTGCGGGGCCATCACCTCCGCCAGGTGGTCGTTCTCGGCCGTAAGGTAGGCCAGCACCCGTTCGCCCTGCTTACCGTCGGTGCGCAGCCAGTGGTAGTCGTCCGGGCGTTCCAGGTCGTGCTCGCGGTGAGTGATCCGGTCGCGGGGGGCCTGAGGCGGAATGGGTGGCGTCATACGCTCAGCCTACCGGGTCCGCCTGGACCATGTCGGCCGCGTCCCGTTCCGGCGTGGCGCAGGTCTCGCGGAACACGTACTGCGACAGGCGTTTGCGGTGGCGGCTGCTCCAGTCGATGGTGGGCCGCCGGTCGGTGCCGGGCAGGTAGCCGAGCCGGTACACCGCCATCAGCTCCAGGGTGGCCGGCACCCGCAGCAGGTCGCGCAGGCGCTGCCACTGCTCGGGGATCTCCATCGGCGTGCTCACGAACTGGATGCCCATGCCCAGGCTGCCCACCACGTTCCAGATGTTCACCACCGCGCCGCCCATGCCGAACACACTGTAAAAGGCGCTCAGCTCGCCGGGGCGGTACTCGGCCCGGTCCAGCAGCACCGCCAGCAGCAGCGGACTGCCGGCCACCAGCTTGCGGTTGTCCTCGCCCAGCCGGGCCGGCACGCCCAGCCGCCGCATCAGGTTCAGGCCCGCGTCGCTGAACACCTGCCGGGTGAAAGGGCGCAGCGGCCCCGGCAGGTGGTCGATGTAGATGCCGTCGCGGCGCTGGTCCATCTCCGTTTCCGAGAAGCGGAAGTAGCGGCGGTAGCGCTCGAAGAACACGCCCTGCTCGATCAGCTGCTGCATGCTCTGACCGGAAATCTCCGCCACCTGCGCGATGGTGTCCGGGTTCTCGATCAGCACGAAGCGCCACGGCTGGGAATTGAAATGGCTCGGGGCCGACGCCGCCACCCGCATCAGCAGGTGCTGATGCTCGCGGCTCACCGGTTCCGGGCGGAACGGCCCGTTGGTGGTGCGGCGGCTGAGAATGCCATCGATCAGGTCCATACCGGCAGGGTAGCAGGCAGGGCCGCTGCGCCCCGTACTCACCACACCCAAACGGCCGCGCCCACGTACAGCAGCGCGATCAGGCCGGCCAGCCGCCAGTGTCCAGCCCGCCCCGGGCGGGTACGCGCCATGCCGAGCAGTAGCAGCAGCAGCGGCGGGTAGGGCCACCAGCGCTGGTGGCCCAGCAGGGCAAGCAGGCCGGTCAGTACAGTGCCGGCACACACCGCGAAGTACAGCGCGTGGTGCGGCCAGCGCGCCTGATCGCGCCGCCAGCCGAGCTGCAGGCTGAGGCCCAGCAGCAGCAGCGTGGCCAGCAGCAGCAGCGTGAGGCCCAGCGCGAGGTGGTACACGCCGCGCCTACTGCCCCGGCGGGGTGAAGGTGCCGTCCGGCGCGACCGTACCGGGGTCGGTGGTGTCGAGCGTGGCCCCGCCGGAGGGGTCCTGGGTGGTGTTCGGATCGTCGGTGCCGGAGTCCGGGAGCGGCTGGATGTCGCTGGGGTCCGTCAGGCCGCCGGAATCGGTCCCGTCCGGAATGGGCGTCAGGGTGGGGTCCTGGGCTGGGTCCGGGGTCGGGTCGGCGGCGGGCACCGGGTCGGTGGCGCCCGAATCGGCCGGGACCGGCTCCGTCGGGGTGGGGTCTGTCGGGGCAGGATCGGCCGGGGGCGTGGCCGGGTCGGCGCTGGTGGTGTCCTCGGGCGCCGGGTCGGTGGGGGGCAGCGCGGGAATCTCGTTCACGTCCGGCTGGGGGCTGTCCGAGGTGGTGGTGTCCTGCGGCTGCGGCTCCGGGGCCGCCTGCTCCTGCGCCGGGGGCGTGGCCTGCGGCTGCGGATCGCGGCGGAAGAAGCTGCCGATGCCGCCCTGGTCCTGTCCGGCCTTGAAGGCCATCTGGATGCCGCGCACCCGCCGGTACTCAATCTGGTCCGGCGGCTGGAACTGGGCCGCCGGCTGTCCCTGCAGCGCGCCGGCCACCGCCTGCTGCCACACCGGCGCGGCCACGTCGCCGCTGTAGCTGTTCTGCGGCAGCGGGGCGTTGTCGCTGCGGCCCACCCACACCGCACCGGCCAGTTCCGGCGTGACGCCCGCGAACCACAGGTCGCGCACGTCGTTGGTGGTGCCGGTCTTGCCGCCCACCTCGCGCCCCTCGATGCGGGCCCGCCAGCCGAGCCCGCCCTGCCGGGGCGTCAGGTCGTTGACCACACCCCGGATCATGTCCAGGCCCAGCCACGCGGTCTGGGCGTCCCAGACGCGCTTGCCGCTGCTGGCCGGCACCGTGAGCAGCGTGTGGCCGCCCTGCACCACCCGGGTGATCAGGCGCGGCGCGTAGTACAGGCCGCCGTTGGCGAAGGGGGCGTAGGCGGCCGCCATCTGCAGCGGGCTGGCCTCCAGCGCGCCGATGGCGAGCGGCAGGCCGGTGTCGGGGTTGGGCGACAGGCCCAGCTCACGCAGCCGGCTCTCGAAGCTGTTCAGGCCCAGCTGCTGTGCCAGCCGCACGGTGGGCAAGTTCAGGCTGTGGTCCAGGGCGTAGCGCAGCGTGACCGGCCCGCCGGTGTAGGTGCCGCTGTAGTTCTGCGGCTGATAGTCGCCGTCCAGTGGGGCGTCCCGCAGCGTGTCGGCCTGGGTCCAGCCCTTCGCCAGGGCCAGCGTGTACAGCAGCGGCTTGATGCTGCTGCCCACCTGCCGGCGCGCGCGGGTGGCATTGTTCCACTCCTCCAGCACCCCGTCGCCCAGCTTCTGGCCCACCAGCGCCTGCACGTCGCCATTCTTCGGGTCCAGCAGCGCCAGCCCCAGCGTCGCTCCATTCGGCAGTGACGCCGACTTGCTGGCCGCCTCGGCCGCCTGCTGCGCCGCGCGGTTCATCGTGGTGTAGACCGTCACGTCCGACTGGTACAGCACCTTGCGGCCCAGCCGGTCCGCGAGGTCGCGCTCCACTGCGTCCAGAAAGCCGTCCGCGAAGCGCACCTGCGGGGCCGGCGCGCTGAGCCGCTTGGCGTCCGGATTGACGAGGCGCGCCGAGACGATGTTGCCCTTGCCGTCGTAGCGCACCCGCCAGCCCACCGGCTGCAGCGGGTAGCGCCAGGCGGCGTCGGCCTGCGCCTTGGTGGCGCGGCCGTCCTCGACCATGCGGTTCAGGATGCTGCGCATCAGCGGGCGGTAGGCGACGTAATTGTTGTAGCGCCGGGCGTTCGGCAGCAGGGTCGTCAGGTAGACGCTCTGGGCCAGGTTCAGCTGCGAGGGCGCGATCCCGAAGTAGGCCCGGGCCGCGTCCTGCGCGCCCAGCAGGTCGGTGCGGCCCACGCCCCAGTACACCACGTTCAGGTAGGCGGTCAGGATCTCCTGCTTGGTGAAGCGGCGCTCCACCTGCAGCGCCAGCAGCGCTTCCTTGAGCTTGCGCGCCGGGGTGCGCTCATCCTTGATGTCTTCCAGCAGGGTGCTGCGGACCACCTGCTGCGTGATGGTGCTGCCGCCCTCCAGGCTGCCGCTGGCGCTCCGCAGCAGCGCCCGCGCGATGCCCATCGGGT encodes:
- a CDS encoding long-chain fatty acid--CoA ligase, with translation MPDPMPVSAPVLLSTMMDVPLTVPFILERIRTIYRDRPVVSVLAAGRDDAGQPIPQVHRSSYGEVADRALQLATALLALGVQPGERVATLAVNSHRHLEAYLGVPSMGAVLHTVNIRLHPDQICWILNDAEDRVLLIENVFAPMIPTIRAGCPHLHTVVVLGGLPQPMEGVLDYDQWIAAYPSSFQYPELDERQAAAMCYTSGTTGNPKGVLYSHRSTVLHSLASAPKDALNVGERDVVLPIVPMFHVNAWGLPYTCAMTGAAQVFAGMFSDGPTLARLLEQERVTITAGVPTIWMGLLAELDRAQQAGTPYNLSGLERLVVGGSAAPEALIRAFRERHGLQLAHAWGMTETHPLGTVSTLPPGMEPGTDEAYRLQAKQGRTVPLVELEIISDDDHVLPHDGHTMGRLLARGPWVASGYYKGSGRNNFLRLNGQDWFDTGDIATLDEHGYMHIQDRNKDLIKSGGEWISSVDLENALMAHPAIAQAAVIAIADPRWDERPLAVLVLRPGHEAPEHQELHRFLAPRFAKWWLPDAYEVVERIPIGATGKFLKRELREQFRGYVARQTASRE
- a CDS encoding HD domain-containing phosphohydrolase gives rise to the protein MTALPPIPDPASVLAQGQAQLPHSPAGSLGVARQLEALARQHNDDPLLSSALYLAGRALLRMGRAREALSTLLEAVALCSEADLQAQARCWHEAAVAQRRLANDREALEYLGLALQLHREAGDQAGEIDVLDELAAYHTQLEAHAEALSCYRANLQLRRASGDLRGLAQTLLGLGRAQLLLSRTLGGREAARAQQQEALGVLGHALQLGRQLHDPALVLEVQLEQARLQLELGQLDAAEQLARTVQHHCLERGERRAATEALLLLADVLTAGQHPAQALHALLDAQQVLQTLGTPAELARLHLQLSAVYEQLGEFQSALQHHRQYHALDRAVRADQQSVRAQATFARLDVERSRHESELHRARGQTLEQHLAERTLQLEATQIEMTELLASAAEFRDAPLGPHARWVGEASAQVALRLGWSDERAQALNLAARLHDIGKIAIPDRILLKEASLSASEWAVMREHTVLGARLLAASASPLLQLASTVALSHHEQWDGGGYPHGLSGEQIPLPGRIVAVVDTYDALVSERPYKPAWTPGQALQFLRQRSGRHFDPEVVRAFCDLHEEGLLTGLLAAHTVH
- a CDS encoding isoprenylcysteine carboxyl methyltransferase family protein translates to MSRGGGGARAAPWLVAALVGQRLLELRVAKRNERWALDHGATEYGREHYPLFFVLHAGWLLGTLLEGRRARGSVRLGWLLALLLAQPLRYWVIRTLGRQWNTRILIVPGAHRVQGGPFRLLNHPNYAVVALEMVSAPLAVGAWRTAVLGSLANALLLRLIRIPAEERALQAYRQASEG
- a CDS encoding type III polyketide synthase; the encoded protein is MPQTQLRDAAVQLFPRLAAHPKLLEVFENAQIQRRFLARPLEWYMEPHSFADKNAVYVEETLRLSEQLTRTALAQAGAAPEDVDAVVFVSSTGISTPSLESMLMERLGLNRQAVRLPLWGLGCAGGAQGLARAADLVRAGYQNVLLIAAELCSLTLVKSDESSSNFVGSALFADGAAALVVGPDDGTGGLVRLSGHRSTLLPDSGDVMGWDVMDDGLKVRFRQSIPELVSGMMRQNVEETLAASDWTLEDLQHYVVHPGGVKVLDAYQEALSLDPQALAASRQVLHCNGNMSSPTVLFVLEELLKHAPEGKGLLSAMGPGFCAEHVLLEFVA
- a CDS encoding aldo/keto reductase, which encodes MSEVNAEQSGQFRIGGDLSVNRLGFGAMRITGQGIWGEPADRDEAIRVLKRLPELGVDFIDTADSYGPYVSEDLIAEALAPYQSVTVATKGGLTRHGPDVWPPLGRPEYLRQCVLMSLRRLKLEQIPLWQLHRIDSKVPRDEQFGIMKQMQDEGLIRHLGLSEVSVEEIQAAQQVFQVTTVQNLYNLVTRKSEDVLEYCEQQNIGFIPWFPLAAGSLSREGGLLDNLAKQHGATPSQIALAWVLQRSPVMLPIPGTSRVKHLEENVAAAAIRLSDEDFQALSEQGREEGRKKAKAS
- a CDS encoding S9 family peptidase, coding for MTPPIPPQAPRDRITHREHDLERPDDYHWLRTDGKQGERVLAYLTAENDHLAEVMAPHAPLVDRITAELRSHIQERDEQPPIREGEWLYSTRTDEGQAHPVFVRRRADTPDAPPEVVLDLNELKAREGHQNVWVYLTRPSPDGRSWAYLLDTTGQEVFELRVLNTQTGELLEAPLPGVSGWTLAWSADGRQLFYVTEDETQRPSRLWRHRLGQPASEDTLLVQEDDPTFRLVVKKSANGETLLVGSSASLSTEWQVLETGDADAQPRLLLPREPQVETMLEDGGDHWLVLTNQGGAREFWVVRLPKTASGPLDWNTAQDVLPHDEQRYLTGMRLFAGHLLLSGREEGFSQLWVLPRTGGGYGEARRVTFPEASHTVQPGSNRVFDTAQARVLYSSLTQPLEHLDLDLNTLQTTLVKATPVPDYDPAQYVAEQRWMTAPDGEQVPVSLVRRRDTALPAPTLLYGYGSYGFPVDPSFSASRLPLLDRGWVWAIAHIRGGSERGRRWYDAGRLEHKMNTFTDFIAVGEGLIREGVTLPGRLAAMGRSAGGLLMGAVVNLRPDLFGAAFVGVPFVDVLSTMLDASIPLTTSEYDEWGNPQERRWYDVMAQYSPYDNLKAGVYPHLFISGGLNDPRVAYWEPAKYAARLRTLAQPGSGTIVLKTNMGAGHGGSSGRFDALRETAEEYAFLLSVLGDGA
- a CDS encoding nitroreductase family protein is translated as MDLIDGILSRRTTNGPFRPEPVSREHQHLLMRVAASAPSHFNSQPWRFVLIENPDTIAQVAEISGQSMQQLIEQGVFFERYRRYFRFSETEMDQRRDGIYIDHLPGPLRPFTRQVFSDAGLNLMRRLGVPARLGEDNRKLVAGSPLLLAVLLDRAEYRPGELSAFYSVFGMGGAVVNIWNVVGSLGMGIQFVSTPMEIPEQWQRLRDLLRVPATLELMAVYRLGYLPGTDRRPTIDWSSRHRKRLSQYVFRETCATPERDAADMVQADPVG